A single genomic interval of Adhaeribacter pallidiroseus harbors:
- a CDS encoding DUF3891 family protein codes for MIVNLVQEGWEIIYQQAHALLAAQIAFAWREADRPTRWVDTLAAIAQHDDGQRYWAGKHGLTTAGAPANFTMLPFSLDQAHQVMEEARFQGQWRSLLTSMHLSFLYEELRGKDRSTDNFLDEQIQSQANWRKFLKITKKEAQKAYDLMQWCDRLSLILCRRELPEAERALEISIGPDGSRYDVWQLNSGVIQVAPWPFEFHNFSVSIEASYLAQLQFASEEELTAALRQAPIHTKHWELSK; via the coding sequence ATGATTGTGAACTTGGTGCAGGAAGGCTGGGAAATTATTTACCAACAAGCCCACGCTTTACTAGCGGCGCAGATTGCTTTTGCGTGGCGCGAAGCTGACCGCCCCACGCGCTGGGTAGATACCCTAGCGGCCATTGCGCAGCACGATGATGGCCAACGCTACTGGGCTGGTAAGCATGGTTTAACTACCGCAGGGGCACCCGCTAATTTTACCATGTTACCTTTTTCGCTGGATCAGGCGCACCAGGTTATGGAAGAGGCTCGTTTTCAGGGACAATGGCGTTCTTTGCTGACTTCCATGCACCTTTCTTTTTTGTACGAAGAGTTGCGCGGTAAAGACCGGAGTACCGATAATTTCCTGGATGAACAAATTCAAAGCCAGGCAAACTGGCGTAAATTTTTAAAAATTACAAAAAAAGAAGCGCAAAAAGCCTACGATTTAATGCAATGGTGCGACCGCTTATCGCTGATTTTGTGCCGTCGGGAATTGCCCGAAGCCGAGCGGGCCTTGGAGATAAGCATTGGGCCGGATGGGAGCCGCTACGATGTGTGGCAGTTAAATAGCGGTGTTATTCAAGTAGCGCCTTGGCCTTTTGAGTTCCATAATTTCTCTGTTTCCATAGAAGCTTCGTACCTCGCGCAACTGCAGTTTGCATCAGAAGAGGAATTAACAGCGGCCTTACGCCAGGCACCCATTCACACGAAGCACTGGGAAC